The proteins below are encoded in one region of Alkalinema sp. FACHB-956:
- a CDS encoding phosphoenolpyruvate carboxykinase: MAKEQIHYGLEHHGILQPGMVYWNLSVPALYEEALRRREGMLAAAGPLVVRTGHHTGRSPNDKFIVREASTVDEVWWGKINHPLSEHRFESLRARMLAYLQGRDLFVQHRFAGADPAYRIGVRFITEMAWHNLFVQNLFISPSHEELLNFVPDFTVITLPNFHATPEIDGTNSDVFIVLDFERKLVLIGGTSYAGEMKKAIFTTLNYLLPHHHVLPMHCAANVGQDGRVALFFGLSGTGKTTLSADPQRTLIGDDEHGWSDRGIFNFEGGCYAKLIRLSPEAEPDIYQTTQRFGTILENVAIDPLTRQLDLDDGSLTENTRGAYPIRFIDNIDSTGTTGHPQDIVFLTADALGILPPIAQLTPEQAMYHFLSGYTSKVAGTEKGLGHEPEVVFSACFGAPFMALHPHVYADLLGQKIVRHRARVWLVNTGWTGGSYGEGDRMPIQQTRAMLSAALSGALDQVKTVVDPLFGFRIPIACPGVEAKLLNPRLTWSDPANYDLQALKLAQRFVDNFRQFEAMVSPEVLQGAPSLTLQPDLVSMR; encoded by the coding sequence ATGGCAAAGGAACAGATCCACTATGGACTGGAGCACCATGGTATTTTGCAACCCGGCATGGTGTATTGGAATCTTTCGGTACCGGCCCTCTACGAAGAAGCCCTGCGACGCCGGGAAGGAATGTTAGCAGCAGCGGGGCCTTTAGTAGTCCGAACGGGCCATCACACCGGTCGATCGCCCAATGACAAATTCATTGTTCGGGAAGCCAGTACCGTGGATGAAGTTTGGTGGGGCAAAATTAACCATCCCTTGAGTGAACACCGCTTTGAGTCGCTCCGGGCGCGGATGTTGGCCTATTTGCAAGGGCGCGATCTGTTTGTGCAGCATCGCTTTGCGGGGGCTGATCCGGCCTATCGCATTGGGGTGCGTTTCATTACCGAAATGGCTTGGCATAACTTATTTGTGCAAAATCTGTTTATTTCCCCCAGTCATGAAGAGCTTTTAAACTTTGTTCCCGATTTTACGGTGATTACATTGCCCAATTTCCATGCCACACCTGAAATTGACGGCACCAATTCCGATGTTTTTATTGTTTTAGATTTTGAGCGTAAGCTGGTGTTGATTGGTGGCACTAGCTATGCCGGAGAGATGAAAAAAGCAATCTTCACAACGTTGAACTATCTGTTGCCCCATCACCATGTGTTGCCGATGCACTGCGCGGCCAATGTGGGTCAGGATGGTCGGGTCGCATTGTTCTTTGGCCTGTCGGGAACGGGAAAAACCACGCTGTCCGCCGATCCCCAGCGGACATTGATTGGGGATGATGAACATGGCTGGAGCGATCGGGGCATTTTCAACTTTGAAGGCGGCTGCTATGCCAAGTTAATTCGTCTGTCACCGGAAGCGGAGCCGGATATTTATCAAACCACCCAACGGTTTGGCACGATTTTGGAAAATGTGGCGATCGATCCGCTAACGCGACAGTTGGACTTAGATGATGGGAGCTTAACAGAAAACACAAGGGGAGCCTATCCCATCCGGTTTATTGACAATATCGATTCCACGGGAACCACGGGCCATCCCCAGGATATTGTGTTTCTAACGGCGGATGCGTTGGGGATTTTGCCGCCGATCGCGCAACTAACGCCAGAACAGGCGATGTACCATTTCCTCAGCGGTTACACGTCCAAGGTGGCCGGAACGGAAAAGGGCTTGGGCCATGAGCCGGAGGTGGTCTTTAGCGCATGCTTTGGTGCACCGTTTATGGCATTGCATCCCCATGTCTATGCCGATTTGCTCGGGCAAAAGATTGTGCGGCACCGTGCTCGGGTGTGGTTGGTGAATACGGGCTGGACGGGGGGCAGCTATGGTGAGGGCGATCGCATGCCGATTCAGCAAACGCGGGCGATGTTATCTGCGGCGTTGAGTGGGGCATTGGATCAGGTGAAGACGGTGGTTGATCCGTTGTTTGGCTTCCGGATTCCGATCGCCTGTCCGGGCGTGGAGGCCAAGCTGTTAAATCCCCGTCTGACGTGGAGTGATCCAGCAAATTATGATTTGCAAGCGTTGAAGTTAGCGCAACGGTTTGTGGATAATTTTCGGCAGTTTGAGGCGATGGTAAGTCCTGAAGTTCTGCAAGGTGCACCATCCCTGACGCTCCAACCGGATTTGGTTTCGATGCGGT